One region of Chitinophaga varians genomic DNA includes:
- a CDS encoding BlaI/MecI/CopY family transcriptional regulator: MTVKQIKPTESELEILSILWEKGPCTVREVHDILSATKDAGYTTTLKLMQIMHDKDLLERDTSSKTHVYKAAVSQEKTRQQLLNKMIDTVFGGSATSLVMQALGQHRSSDAELEKIREYLAEIEKQQKR, from the coding sequence ATGACTGTGAAACAAATAAAGCCGACGGAAAGTGAACTGGAGATACTCAGCATTCTTTGGGAGAAGGGCCCCTGCACCGTACGGGAGGTGCATGACATCCTCTCTGCCACTAAAGATGCCGGCTATACCACTACGCTGAAGCTGATGCAGATCATGCATGACAAGGACCTGCTGGAACGAGATACCAGTAGTAAGACCCATGTGTATAAAGCGGCTGTTTCCCAGGAAAAAACGCGGCAACAGCTGTTGAATAAAATGATAGACACCGTCTTTGGCGGATCGGCCACCAGCCTGGTCATGCAGGCATTGGGCCAGCACCGTTCCTCTGACGCTGAACTGGAAAAAATCAGGGAATATTTAGCGGAAATAGAAAAACAACAAAAGCGATAA
- a CDS encoding ABC transporter permease, which yields MIRNYLKIAIRHFTQHKLYAGLNIIGLATGMAVALTIGLWVWDEWSFDHYHIHHDRLARVMSTQLDNGALVTSNGVCIPLADELRNKYGADFKKVAVVFPTYSHVLANGETKVSAVGRWAQPDLPAMLSLRMVAGRQDALDDPSAVLLSRSVARALFGPADPVNQLLRMDNRMDLKVAGVYEDLPENTTFHDTQILLPWGKALRELVWLQEATTDWTTHHWELIVELNDHAKSAVVSGKIKDLVQAHINAGKETIFLQPMNQWHLYNEFRNGVNTGGRIGTVKLMATIGLFVLLLAVINFMNLATARSEQRAKEVGLRKAIGSYRSQLIGQFLTESIVVAFMAMILSLLMVQCSLFFFNSLADKQMVLPWDNMSFWLAIVLFTLFVGLLAGSYPAFYLSRFEPVKVLKGTIAAGKAAWLPRQTLIVLQFTVSVTLIIGTLVVFRQLQHARNRPAGYAREGLITLGVNTPQLYQADYNTLRRDLMETGAVADMAYSAAATTEAPESDKSFSWKGKDPNIVPQLKIVGVSHDYGHTIGWKIRQGRDFSRDYPADTGTLILNEAAVRLMGFRDPVGEIVTYGDAPCRVIGVAADMIMESPYQRVAPMIFRLDYKWYNFITVRIKPEMPVVAALDRIGKVFRRYNPAAPFEYKFVDEVYARKFSDEQRLGRLAAVFAVLAIFISCLGLFGLSAFVVSQRTKEIGIRKVLGASELNLWTLLTADFVRLMVLSVLIAVPLGYYGMHYWLQQYAYRTSLAWWIFLLAGGMALTVALLTVSFQSIKAARMNPGRSLSAS from the coding sequence ATGATCCGTAACTACCTGAAAATTGCTATCCGCCATTTTACACAGCATAAACTATATGCCGGGCTTAATATTATTGGCCTGGCCACCGGAATGGCTGTAGCGTTGACAATTGGACTATGGGTATGGGATGAATGGTCTTTTGACCACTATCATATCCATCACGACCGCCTCGCCAGGGTGATGAGCACGCAATTGGACAACGGGGCACTGGTGACCAGCAACGGTGTATGTATTCCGCTGGCGGACGAATTGCGGAACAAATATGGTGCGGACTTTAAAAAGGTGGCCGTCGTTTTTCCCACTTACAGTCATGTGCTGGCCAATGGTGAAACGAAAGTTTCCGCCGTTGGAAGGTGGGCGCAGCCTGATCTGCCGGCCATGTTATCATTGCGTATGGTCGCAGGCCGGCAGGACGCGTTGGATGACCCTTCGGCTGTATTGCTGTCCCGGTCGGTGGCACGGGCACTGTTCGGGCCGGCTGATCCTGTTAACCAGCTGCTGCGCATGGACAACCGCATGGACCTGAAAGTGGCCGGCGTATATGAAGACCTTCCTGAGAACACTACTTTTCATGATACCCAAATACTGCTGCCGTGGGGAAAAGCGCTGCGGGAACTCGTTTGGCTGCAGGAAGCCACGACAGACTGGACTACCCATCACTGGGAGCTGATTGTGGAGTTGAACGATCATGCGAAGTCTGCTGTGGTATCAGGCAAAATCAAGGACCTCGTACAAGCGCATATTAACGCAGGAAAGGAGACCATCTTCCTGCAGCCGATGAATCAATGGCATTTGTACAATGAATTCCGGAATGGCGTCAATACAGGTGGCCGCATTGGCACCGTGAAGCTAATGGCCACTATCGGTCTGTTTGTCTTGCTGCTGGCCGTCATTAATTTTATGAACCTTGCTACAGCGCGCAGCGAACAGCGGGCCAAAGAGGTGGGGCTGCGAAAGGCAATCGGTTCCTACAGGAGCCAGCTGATAGGGCAATTCCTGACAGAGTCCATAGTGGTAGCATTTATGGCCATGATATTGAGTTTGCTGATGGTACAGTGTTCCTTGTTTTTCTTTAACAGCCTGGCTGATAAACAGATGGTGCTGCCCTGGGACAACATGTCTTTCTGGCTGGCGATAGTATTATTCACCTTGTTCGTGGGCCTGCTGGCGGGAAGTTATCCGGCGTTTTACCTTTCCCGTTTTGAGCCGGTAAAGGTACTGAAAGGGACCATCGCCGCCGGCAAAGCCGCATGGTTGCCACGCCAGACGCTGATAGTGCTGCAGTTTACTGTGTCTGTTACATTGATCATTGGCACGCTGGTGGTTTTCCGTCAGCTGCAACATGCACGCAACCGGCCGGCCGGTTACGCCAGGGAAGGGCTTATCACGCTTGGTGTCAATACGCCTCAATTATACCAGGCTGATTATAACACACTGCGCCGCGATCTTATGGAAACGGGCGCTGTGGCTGATATGGCCTATTCCGCCGCTGCCACCACGGAGGCGCCGGAAAGTGACAAAAGCTTCAGCTGGAAGGGAAAAGATCCCAATATTGTTCCGCAACTGAAAATAGTGGGCGTCTCTCACGATTACGGACATACGATCGGATGGAAGATCAGGCAGGGGCGTGATTTTTCACGGGACTATCCGGCCGACACCGGCACGTTGATTCTCAACGAAGCGGCTGTACGCCTGATGGGGTTTCGCGATCCGGTAGGAGAGATCGTGACTTATGGCGATGCGCCTTGCCGCGTGATCGGCGTGGCTGCTGATATGATCATGGAATCGCCATACCAGCGAGTGGCGCCGATGATTTTCCGACTGGATTACAAATGGTACAACTTCATAACCGTCCGCATTAAGCCGGAAATGCCAGTGGTAGCAGCGCTGGACAGGATCGGCAAAGTATTTCGGCGATACAATCCGGCAGCGCCTTTTGAATACAAATTTGTAGATGAGGTATATGCCCGCAAGTTCTCCGATGAACAGCGCCTGGGCCGTCTGGCTGCGGTATTTGCCGTGTTGGCGATATTTATTTCATGTCTCGGCTTATTCGGCTTATCGGCTTTTGTGGTGTCTCAACGCACCAAAGAAATTGGTATCCGTAAGGTATTGGGCGCTTCTGAACTGAACCTCTGGACGCTGCTGACAGCGGATTTTGTACGCCTGATGGTATTGTCGGTGCTGATAGCGGTGCCATTGGGGTACTACGGTATGCACTACTGGTTGCAGCAATATGCCTACCGTACCAGCCTCGCCTGGTGGATATTCCTGCTGGCAGGTGGCATGGCGCTAACAGTTGCTTTGCTGACGGTGAGTTTCCAGAGCATCAAAGCAGCCCGTATGAATCCAGGCAGGAGTTTATCGGCCTCTTAG
- a CDS encoding sterol desaturase family protein yields MPPNLIMYAIPGFVLLILLEITITTIDHRNLYEPKDALSSIAMGLGNVFIGLFTKGVILGIYLFIYQYRFFTLGFTWWAWVLCFFADDFSYYWFHRSSHTVRFFWASHVIHHSSQKYTLATALRQNWTGNLTGTFLFWLWMPLVGFHPIMVLSMQAISLIYQFWIHTEVINKLPRPIEFIFNTPSHHRVHHGSDLDYLDRNHGGMLIIWDRMFGTFTPEKQRPMYGLTKNIHTYNPFRIATHEWIDIWRDLRRARSLREAWHYLLDAPGWSPDGSRQTTKQLRGR; encoded by the coding sequence ATGCCTCCTAACCTGATTATGTATGCCATTCCCGGCTTTGTGCTGTTGATACTGCTGGAGATCACTATTACCACGATAGACCACCGGAACCTCTACGAGCCCAAAGACGCCCTCAGCAGCATTGCCATGGGGTTGGGCAATGTTTTCATCGGCCTGTTTACCAAAGGCGTTATCCTCGGCATTTATCTCTTTATTTACCAATACCGGTTCTTTACCCTGGGGTTCACCTGGTGGGCCTGGGTATTGTGTTTTTTTGCAGATGATTTCAGCTACTACTGGTTCCATCGTAGCAGTCACACTGTCCGCTTTTTCTGGGCCTCCCATGTTATTCATCACTCCTCCCAAAAATACACGCTGGCCACAGCGCTACGCCAGAACTGGACCGGCAACCTTACCGGCACTTTCCTTTTCTGGTTATGGATGCCACTGGTGGGCTTCCATCCCATCATGGTATTAAGCATGCAGGCCATTAGCCTGATCTACCAGTTCTGGATACATACAGAGGTGATCAACAAACTGCCGCGCCCAATAGAGTTTATTTTCAATACGCCTTCCCATCACCGGGTACATCATGGATCGGACCTTGACTATCTGGACCGTAACCACGGCGGGATGCTCATTATCTGGGACCGTATGTTCGGCACTTTTACGCCGGAAAAGCAGCGGCCCATGTATGGCCTTACCAAAAATATCCATACCTACAATCCTTTCCGTATCGCCACCCATGAATGGATAGATATCTGGCGCGACCTTCGGCGGGCACGATCGCTGCGCGAAGCGTGGCACTACCTGCTGGACGCGCCGGGCTGGAGCCCCGATGGCAGCCGGCAAACCACCAAACAGCTAAGAGGCCGATAA
- a CDS encoding DUF4249 domain-containing protein, which translates to MKKLSLFIISALAALTACEDKIDLDIAPGKSFPVLDAWITNEAGPQTIKFTMSVPFTDNNPAPIINDAAITLFDLTNGKSYPFAFKENAYTYDATANPIGVVGHAYKLHVEYKGEIFEAYDTLKRVPPIDSITLKFKKKEEAMSGKEGYYATMHAKDIEGGATDYYWIRSYRSDTTRRLRDAFSIDGSYDEGVSDGAIFILPIAESITDFSKPFQLDEKVIVKLRSVTKRSHEFLTQVDQQVNAGGLFAKVLENVKSNVDNTTPSGKTKILGWFGTSAVSRAEKLVK; encoded by the coding sequence ATGAAAAAACTGTCATTATTCATCATATCAGCGTTAGCGGCGCTCACTGCCTGCGAGGATAAAATAGATCTGGATATCGCCCCGGGCAAATCATTCCCGGTGCTCGATGCCTGGATTACCAATGAGGCCGGTCCGCAAACGATCAAATTCACCATGTCCGTACCGTTTACGGACAACAACCCGGCGCCCATTATCAACGATGCTGCTATTACACTCTTCGATCTGACCAACGGCAAGTCTTATCCGTTTGCATTTAAGGAAAATGCATACACCTATGACGCTACCGCCAACCCGATAGGCGTTGTTGGCCATGCCTACAAACTGCATGTGGAATACAAAGGAGAAATCTTTGAAGCGTATGATACCTTAAAACGGGTACCGCCGATCGATTCCATCACCCTGAAATTCAAGAAAAAAGAAGAGGCGATGTCAGGTAAGGAAGGATACTATGCCACCATGCACGCCAAAGACATTGAAGGCGGCGCCACCGACTATTACTGGATCCGTTCTTACCGCTCCGATACCACCCGCCGCCTGCGCGATGCCTTCTCCATTGATGGCTCCTACGACGAAGGTGTCTCCGACGGCGCTATTTTCATCCTGCCCATCGCTGAAAGCATCACGGATTTCAGCAAACCGTTCCAGCTTGATGAAAAAGTGATCGTGAAACTGAGATCTGTCACCAAGCGCAGCCACGAGTTCCTGACACAGGTAGACCAGCAGGTGAACGCCGGTGGACTGTTTGCCAAAGTGCTGGAGAATGTAAAATCAAATGTTGACAACACAACACCTTCCGGGAAAACCAAAATCCTGGGCTGGTTTGGCACCTCTGCTGTCAGCAGGGCGGAAAAACTGGTGAAATAA